The following are encoded together in the Bradyrhizobium sp. CCGUVB1N3 genome:
- a CDS encoding CopG family transcriptional regulator, giving the protein MKKAQLSIYLDPEIFRSLDTFAKRQGKPKSLVAEAAIASFLSPDESERREAAIAKRLDRIVRVLERLERNDSVTLETIALFIRFWLTATPALPEQSSATARAKGAERYDRFVEALGRRLSSGSSVLKEVSLESDEAGSLAPTEDKAGPT; this is encoded by the coding sequence ATGAAGAAGGCCCAGCTCAGCATCTATCTCGATCCAGAGATCTTCCGCAGCCTTGACACATTCGCAAAACGTCAGGGCAAGCCCAAATCGCTGGTTGCTGAGGCAGCCATTGCCTCCTTCTTGTCTCCCGATGAGTCCGAGCGGCGGGAGGCAGCGATAGCCAAGCGGCTCGACCGGATCGTGCGGGTGCTCGAGCGCCTTGAGCGTAATGACAGTGTTACGCTGGAAACGATTGCTTTGTTCATCCGATTCTGGTTGACGGCGACCCCTGCATTGCCGGAGCAGTCGAGCGCTACGGCGCGCGCCAAGGGCGCTGAACGCTACGATCGTTTTGTCGAAGCGCTCGGACGGCGGCTCTCCAGCGGATCGAGCGTTCTTAAGGAAGTCAGTCTCGAATCGGATGAAGCTGGAAGCCTTGCTCCGACAGAGGACAAAGCCGGCCCCACCTGA
- a CDS encoding LysR family transcriptional regulator → MAAEHDEVPLNAIRVFVTIAREGSVTRAATALGTTQSSVSRYLAVLQEYFGTDLVQRRGRQSELTEFGRLFVNTVAEPLDTVCFTAKRMRRRSGPGANRIVVRTSLSTFAYSFLIPNPEAFSAEKGGLIVDVISSLSPPTSSDNFDVLITRYLSVIEPADDWEIYNEQLVCVGSPNHMAGKTLSTVRSMPILNITSRPDILPTWNLSAKDIKSGARYDHNYLALPAVITGRCLLVAPEITVSDLVREGVLHVIPGSRTPSGMQYRAYAVDRSDNPEIAREFCRWVARLCRRTAIREAA, encoded by the coding sequence ATGGCTGCCGAACACGATGAAGTGCCCCTCAATGCAATCCGGGTGTTTGTGACCATTGCGCGAGAAGGAAGCGTAACGCGTGCGGCCACCGCATTAGGGACAACACAGAGCTCGGTCAGCCGCTATCTGGCTGTGTTGCAGGAATACTTTGGTACAGATCTCGTGCAACGGCGAGGTCGGCAGAGCGAATTGACGGAATTCGGAAGGCTATTCGTGAACACCGTTGCCGAACCGCTTGATACAGTGTGCTTCACCGCTAAGAGAATGCGGCGCCGGAGCGGACCGGGGGCCAATCGGATTGTGGTCCGCACGTCACTTTCTACCTTCGCTTACTCCTTTCTGATTCCGAATCCGGAAGCTTTCTCTGCTGAGAAGGGTGGCTTAATCGTGGACGTAATCAGTTCATTATCTCCGCCGACATCCTCCGACAATTTCGACGTCTTGATTACTCGCTATCTTTCCGTCATTGAACCGGCCGACGATTGGGAAATCTACAATGAGCAACTCGTGTGCGTGGGCTCTCCAAATCACATGGCTGGAAAAACACTCTCAACTGTTCGTTCAATGCCAATTCTGAACATCACATCCCGACCCGACATACTGCCCACATGGAACTTGAGCGCAAAAGACATAAAGTCGGGGGCTCGCTATGATCACAATTACCTTGCTCTACCGGCCGTCATAACGGGACGTTGCCTGCTGGTAGCACCTGAAATCACTGTCAGCGATCTCGTGCGTGAGGGCGTCCTGCATGTGATACCTGGATCGCGTACTCCCAGCGGCATGCAATATCGGGCCTATGCCGTCGACCGCAGTGACAATCCCGAAATAGCGCGTGAGTTTTGTCGATGGGTCGCTCGGCTTTGTAGAAGGACCGCAATTCGGGAAGCCGCCTAA
- a CDS encoding transposase — protein sequence MVVLAQGSSGQGAQSLSQEKTVRGKVEAMLADAPDLRMAIEPLLEVRNAMRTEKAMLDRQLSRVARKDGLCKRLMTISGVGPIVSLSFKATIDDPRRFKDSRAVAAHLGLIPCVYQSGEIDRSGNISKCGGTMMRHALYEAANSHLRIAKQWSVLRAWV from the coding sequence ATGGTCGTCCTGGCGCAGGGCTCATCAGGCCAAGGCGCGCAAAGCCTATCTCAAGAAAAAACTGTTCGCGGTAAGGTCGAAGCCATGCTGGCAGATGCGCCGGATCTGCGAATGGCAATTGAACCTCTTCTGGAAGTACGCAACGCGATGCGAACCGAGAAGGCTATGCTTGACCGTCAGCTTTCGCGAGTGGCGCGCAAAGACGGTCTGTGCAAACGTTTGATGACCATCTCCGGCGTGGGACCGATCGTAAGTCTGTCCTTCAAGGCAACAATCGACGATCCCCGTCGATTCAAGGACTCCCGGGCAGTGGCGGCTCACCTGGGACTAATCCCTTGCGTTTATCAGTCCGGAGAGATCGATCGGTCGGGTAATATCAGCAAGTGCGGCGGCACAATGATGCGTCACGCCCTTTACGAAGCTGCAAATTCGCATCTCAGGATCGCGAAGCAATGGTCGGTCCTGCGCGCGTGGGTGTGA
- a CDS encoding APC family permease has translation MKDELQSELKGHLGLISGLLLIVTMILGSGILVIPGLVFEKLGKDGIYAWLACSLLSAPILITMVILGSTYPSTGGVAYFAKLAFGRYLEWLVALLFFGAAVLGLPSIAIVGATYLQKLTGSRVDIHVLAALFILLAACFALSSSETLSGSVRLVGGSSLSLLVGVLVVLLMLAVRTNGVRFSGPTNLSSIAEQIPLIFFSFAGSETASHLSADFRDPRRTFGPAMFLAFILVCCVYIGSAALVHVSDIKSNFDAPVFQAAVQVAPAAPCWLVPVLGTSLIAANLFGSVVAVSRLVLYLSGQGFLPASLGYLRNGTPRNSVYFVAGSLIAVVVADQIRLLNIEMMFRMAGMNLLAIYVISAMALARLRRGLVSWLLAGLIVSFSAPILLSATSSLVYIASTALIAYFSNRNNRTRLL, from the coding sequence GTGAAGGATGAGCTTCAGAGCGAACTCAAGGGACACCTGGGACTTATCTCAGGTCTTTTGCTCATAGTCACGATGATCCTTGGATCCGGGATTCTTGTGATCCCGGGACTTGTATTCGAAAAGCTCGGCAAGGATGGCATCTACGCTTGGTTAGCCTGCTCGCTACTCTCTGCGCCGATCCTGATAACAATGGTTATTCTAGGTAGTACATATCCGAGCACTGGTGGGGTAGCATACTTTGCCAAACTTGCATTTGGCCGGTACCTAGAATGGCTGGTAGCGCTACTCTTTTTTGGAGCGGCGGTATTGGGGTTGCCATCTATCGCGATTGTGGGGGCGACCTACCTACAAAAATTGACCGGCTCCAGAGTGGATATTCATGTCCTTGCCGCCCTATTCATTTTGCTTGCTGCCTGCTTTGCTCTGTCCAGTAGCGAGACACTCTCTGGTAGCGTAAGGCTCGTGGGTGGCTCGTCATTATCTCTCTTGGTGGGCGTGCTCGTTGTCCTGCTCATGCTAGCGGTGCGGACTAACGGTGTCCGATTCAGTGGCCCGACAAATCTTTCGTCGATTGCAGAGCAGATTCCATTGATCTTCTTCTCTTTCGCCGGTTCGGAGACTGCGTCCCACTTGTCCGCGGACTTTCGCGATCCTAGAAGGACTTTTGGCCCAGCAATGTTCCTTGCGTTCATTCTGGTCTGCTGCGTATACATCGGCAGCGCAGCGCTCGTGCATGTCTCCGACATCAAATCAAACTTTGATGCACCAGTATTTCAGGCTGCTGTGCAAGTCGCGCCAGCTGCACCATGCTGGCTGGTTCCAGTGCTCGGTACATCGCTGATCGCAGCCAATCTCTTCGGATCAGTTGTGGCCGTCTCGCGGCTTGTTCTTTACCTTTCCGGGCAAGGCTTTCTTCCCGCCAGCCTCGGTTACTTGCGCAATGGCACTCCCCGCAACAGTGTATATTTCGTGGCTGGGTCTCTGATCGCCGTCGTGGTCGCCGATCAGATTCGGTTGCTAAATATCGAAATGATGTTCCGCATGGCCGGAATGAACTTGCTTGCCATTTACGTCATTTCGGCGATGGCGCTGGCTAGGTTACGGCGGGGACTAGTTTCGTGGCTCCTTGCTGGCTTGATTGTGAGTTTCTCCGCGCCGATCTTGCTTAGCGCCACGTCTTCGCTCGTTTATATTGCATCTACTGCCCTCATTGCCTATTTTTCGAACCGCAACAATCGAACGAGATTGTTATGA
- a CDS encoding radical SAM protein gives MNQRHINKMFRAVSMKEGLLPVKVTPVYEKKIKEEVAALGNHLGPLHRLSFPTQDRISLRAPNEVKYFVDDRSNVRGRANKTSIVRQYADRALFLTTSKCFGSCQYCFRTDMLGENALIDEPNEQDADLRWLIEYLRSQPEVTEVILSGGDPLMLPASRLEAIIEAIRLVPSVKSIRIHTRAIVYEPKALSAEKIGILAKNGLRVTFHVVHPYEICEEVSEKIADLRQHKIRLYNQFPLLRNTNDHQIVLHRLLERLDEMGVRNLSIFIPDPINFSAAFRVRLGRVWHIADQLSLFSPSWINSTRFVFDSNRGKVRREHYTETNSETDVAIFVRDGNSIPFPDFPEHLDVPGELEVMLWKEAGRGVHRRLARQAGTE, from the coding sequence ATGAATCAACGTCATATCAATAAGATGTTCAGGGCCGTCTCTATGAAGGAGGGCCTGCTACCTGTGAAAGTCACGCCGGTCTATGAAAAGAAGATCAAGGAAGAAGTTGCGGCGCTGGGCAATCATCTGGGGCCACTTCACCGACTGTCCTTTCCAACGCAGGACAGGATTTCATTGAGGGCACCTAACGAGGTAAAGTATTTCGTTGATGACAGATCAAATGTACGTGGACGCGCCAACAAAACCTCCATAGTGCGACAGTACGCAGATCGCGCACTCTTTCTAACTACCTCGAAGTGCTTTGGGAGCTGTCAGTATTGCTTCCGCACGGACATGCTTGGCGAGAACGCTTTAATTGACGAGCCAAATGAACAAGATGCGGACCTGCGCTGGCTGATTGAGTACCTTCGCAGCCAACCAGAAGTCACTGAGGTGATCCTGTCTGGTGGAGATCCGTTGATGCTGCCAGCATCGCGGCTGGAGGCAATCATCGAAGCAATTCGATTGGTTCCATCGGTTAAGTCAATCCGAATTCATACAAGGGCGATCGTGTATGAACCAAAAGCGCTCTCTGCAGAGAAGATCGGTATCCTTGCGAAAAACGGCCTTCGCGTCACCTTTCACGTCGTGCACCCATACGAAATCTGCGAAGAAGTCTCCGAAAAGATCGCCGATCTTCGACAGCACAAGATTAGGCTCTACAATCAATTTCCGCTGCTGCGAAACACCAATGATCATCAAATAGTACTTCATCGTCTGCTAGAAAGGCTCGACGAGATGGGCGTGCGCAATCTATCAATCTTCATTCCGGATCCTATCAACTTCTCCGCGGCGTTCCGCGTGCGTTTGGGTCGCGTCTGGCACATTGCAGATCAACTTAGCCTGTTTTCACCATCATGGATCAACTCGACGCGCTTTGTGTTCGACTCCAATCGTGGAAAGGTGAGGCGAGAACATTATACCGAGACGAACAGCGAGACCGATGTCGCCATCTTCGTGCGTGACGGAAATTCAATTCCCTTCCCAGATTTCCCTGAGCATCTCGATGTCCCAGGAGAGCTCGAAGTCATGCTGTGGAAGGAAGCTGGGAGAGGCGTTCATCGTCGGCTAGCCCGGCAGGCCGGCACCGAGTAG
- a CDS encoding Ulp1 family isopeptidase: protein MEDFTHIVGLGWDHGCQSAPDALIGSLHRKCVLPATPLRPQTHFYIHGRPYTTKLGQGTKEATLNNPLGLRVTLIPGRGLRSHEPVGAFIEDFPKNAEKTSSSTGAERSATRTSDGKCFGRWWCFKLGLGKAFKGSRRKKSTVRLGQPDRQASGSGIPPQRRLKLGATEWLGDQHITADYMLLEQEWQTDNPDLAARTRFVRPAMAHLLRWTESEFELLTALQAVVEDEHENDTADFLFLPVSDASAADPARRGKHWSLLLIDRRAPEGMIAYHYDSFGGSNSSIAEHLSGRLGARLQPARIAQQQNNYDCGVFVLEATRALVGRLAQRQRPDDELLLHLDNLVVRRKALQDRLSGRAP from the coding sequence GTGGAAGACTTCACACATATCGTCGGCTTGGGATGGGATCATGGTTGCCAATCGGCGCCCGATGCCCTGATCGGTTCACTCCACAGAAAGTGCGTCTTGCCGGCGACACCGCTCCGGCCGCAGACACATTTTTACATCCATGGTCGGCCTTACACGACGAAGCTCGGGCAAGGGACAAAGGAGGCGACTCTAAACAATCCGCTTGGACTTCGCGTTACGCTCATTCCTGGACGCGGACTTCGATCTCACGAACCCGTAGGGGCGTTCATCGAAGACTTCCCGAAAAATGCGGAAAAGACATCGTCATCGACCGGGGCGGAGAGGTCTGCGACACGGACGTCGGATGGCAAATGCTTCGGACGGTGGTGGTGTTTTAAGTTAGGGCTTGGCAAAGCCTTCAAGGGGAGTCGTCGCAAAAAGTCGACCGTACGTCTGGGCCAACCGGATAGACAGGCGTCCGGATCTGGCATCCCGCCGCAGCGTCGGCTGAAGCTCGGCGCCACGGAATGGCTGGGTGACCAGCATATCACGGCGGATTACATGCTCCTGGAGCAAGAATGGCAGACCGACAATCCGGATCTGGCCGCGCGGACGCGGTTCGTGCGGCCTGCCATGGCCCACCTGCTGCGCTGGACCGAGTCCGAGTTCGAACTTCTGACAGCCCTGCAGGCGGTCGTCGAAGACGAGCACGAGAATGATACAGCCGACTTCCTGTTCCTGCCAGTGAGCGATGCCAGCGCTGCGGACCCCGCTCGCCGCGGCAAACATTGGTCGCTGCTGCTCATTGATCGCCGAGCACCGGAAGGGATGATTGCCTATCACTACGACTCCTTCGGAGGATCTAACAGCTCCATTGCAGAACATCTCTCAGGAAGGTTAGGTGCCAGACTACAGCCAGCGCGCATAGCTCAGCAGCAGAACAATTATGATTGCGGCGTCTTTGTGCTCGAGGCCACGCGGGCGCTGGTTGGACGATTGGCGCAGAGACAGCGACCTGATGATGAGCTGCTGTTGCACCTCGACAACCTCGTCGTCCGTCGGAAGGCATTGCAAGATCGACTCAGCGGTCGTGCACCTTAG
- a CDS encoding DUF1508 domain-containing protein yields the protein MYFYLYQDAGKQWRWTLHAGNERKIANSGEGYHNKVDCLAAIELVKSTDANTPVRE from the coding sequence ATGTACTTCTATCTGTACCAGGACGCGGGTAAACAGTGGCGTTGGACGTTGCACGCGGGGAACGAACGCAAAATCGCCAATTCCGGCGAGGGCTATCACAACAAAGTTGATTGCCTTGCTGCCATTGAGCTTGTGAAGAGTACGGACGCCAATACTCCCGTGCGGGAGTAA
- a CDS encoding AlpA family transcriptional regulator: MSKILSAEALKEYADFDEVLRRYPVGRSTIIRAVNAGGFPAPSLVNGKTRWRKADLDAHDTRNSQ; encoded by the coding sequence ATGAGTAAAATCCTGAGCGCGGAAGCGCTCAAAGAATACGCCGACTTTGACGAAGTGCTCAGGCGCTACCCGGTCGGACGATCGACGATCATTCGTGCGGTGAACGCGGGTGGGTTTCCTGCCCCGTCACTGGTCAACGGAAAGACGCGTTGGCGAAAAGCAGACCTCGACGCGCACGACACCCGGAATAGCCAGTAA
- a CDS encoding recombinase family protein, which yields MLRAAIYARFSSENQNENSIEDQIALCRELCEREGLKVVGTFEDRAISGSSIANRPGFKKLMRTAEAKGFDVLVAEDIDRISRDQGDWHNARKRFEFLGITVHTATGKVTKLDGALRALMGEMFIENLVLHTRRGMEGVIRDGRRAGGKAYGYQPMPGKPGELQIVEEQAAIIRRIFKEYIEGRTVRDIAGRLNKDGVAPPSGLRWNASTIQGSAQRGNGILQNEIYIGQIVWNKVSMVKDPTTGKRLSRPNPPAKHKRAEASHLRIISDETWAAVRAKRRSIVKPTMHRVPRLLSGLLRCPVCGGGMGSVGLHRGEPRVQCSTYRESGSCTNSRMVNRNKIEAAVLEGLREVLKDPGYWKHYLNVYNDERRQLASGAARDRAKLEIRAGQIKRETERFVDAIAQGAPADVIAPKLRALETERLSIEEQLTAANDKGKPVAVHPAAIKNYLDDIAAMRSSLDDQDASERPELIAPLRRLIHSVVVHAQPGVKGAFDVEIKGRLQELLGAPFLKRAVGGEALVAGERYRLSHTSRTYGISSNRRTHERFLTDAAVASELRVSSIADLG from the coding sequence ATGCTTCGCGCCGCGATCTACGCCCGCTTCTCTTCCGAAAACCAGAATGAGAATTCGATTGAAGATCAGATCGCGCTCTGCCGAGAGCTATGCGAGCGCGAAGGGCTGAAAGTCGTTGGGACCTTCGAAGACCGGGCAATCTCTGGCAGCTCAATCGCCAACCGCCCCGGTTTCAAAAAGCTGATGCGGACGGCGGAAGCAAAGGGCTTTGATGTTCTGGTCGCTGAGGACATCGACCGCATTTCTCGCGATCAAGGCGATTGGCACAACGCGCGAAAAAGATTCGAATTTCTCGGTATCACGGTTCACACCGCCACGGGCAAGGTCACCAAGCTTGACGGTGCGCTTCGCGCGCTCATGGGCGAGATGTTCATTGAGAACCTTGTGCTGCACACGCGTCGCGGCATGGAAGGCGTCATCCGCGACGGCAGGCGCGCAGGCGGCAAGGCGTACGGCTACCAGCCTATGCCCGGCAAACCGGGCGAGCTTCAGATTGTCGAAGAGCAAGCGGCAATCATCCGCCGCATCTTCAAAGAGTACATTGAAGGTCGCACTGTGCGCGACATCGCGGGCCGCCTAAACAAGGATGGGGTTGCGCCTCCCAGCGGCCTGCGCTGGAACGCGTCGACGATCCAAGGCAGCGCACAGCGCGGCAACGGCATCTTGCAAAACGAAATCTACATCGGGCAAATCGTCTGGAACAAAGTCAGCATGGTCAAAGACCCGACCACTGGCAAAAGACTCTCGCGTCCCAATCCCCCGGCAAAGCACAAGCGGGCTGAAGCGTCCCACCTCCGCATTATCAGCGATGAGACGTGGGCAGCCGTGCGCGCTAAGCGCCGCAGCATCGTCAAGCCGACCATGCATCGCGTGCCTCGTTTGCTTAGTGGCCTGCTCCGCTGTCCCGTCTGCGGGGGTGGGATGGGCTCTGTGGGCCTGCATCGTGGCGAGCCGCGCGTACAGTGCTCGACCTATCGCGAGAGCGGATCATGCACGAATAGCCGCATGGTCAACCGCAATAAGATCGAAGCGGCCGTGCTCGAAGGGCTGCGCGAGGTTCTGAAGGACCCCGGGTACTGGAAGCACTATCTCAATGTCTACAACGATGAACGCCGCCAGCTTGCCAGCGGAGCGGCCAGGGACCGCGCCAAGCTCGAAATCCGAGCCGGGCAGATCAAGCGTGAGACTGAGCGCTTCGTGGACGCAATTGCCCAGGGTGCTCCGGCCGACGTAATCGCGCCGAAACTGAGAGCCTTAGAGACTGAAAGACTGTCAATCGAAGAGCAGCTCACCGCCGCGAACGACAAGGGTAAGCCGGTCGCGGTCCACCCGGCCGCGATTAAGAACTATTTGGACGACATTGCGGCTATGCGTAGCTCGCTCGACGACCAAGACGCCAGTGAGCGCCCCGAGCTGATCGCGCCCCTTCGGCGGCTCATTCATAGCGTAGTGGTACACGCCCAGCCGGGCGTTAAGGGGGCCTTCGACGTGGAGATAAAGGGCCGTTTGCAGGAACTGTTGGGGGCACCGTTCTTGAAGCGTGCCGTGGGTGGGGAAGCGTTGGTAGCGGGGGAGCGCTACCGCCTTTCCCACACCAGCCGAACCTACGGTATCTCATCCAATCGACGCACTCACGAACGATTTCTCACTGACGCGGCAGTCGCCAGCGAACTACGAGTTTCTTCAATAGCCGATCTGGGCTAA